In a genomic window of Temperatibacter marinus:
- a CDS encoding ABC transporter substrate-binding protein, with protein sequence MRIISLLPSATEMIADLGLADSLVGISHACDYPAEIKHLPRVTSCNVPKDASSIEIDHFVRSELQNQNALYILDIDQIRSLNPDLIISQALCDVCAVDGRDVEKALSNLPEHVQLINFEPFTLDDVLNTLLILGEATAREDLAKNLYEDCQARIQKVRERQHGARPSMVLLDWVDPPFISGHWMRDLIQFAGADSCFDLNEKPSFSCDWDALIQAKPDHLAIACCGFDMKRTLNEILTSNVYFQLDILNSNGTKIHLFDGNQLFSRASLRLVDSLELLAHSLFPKRHPFTLPRGVDIPVGQLPWQK encoded by the coding sequence GTGCGAATAATTTCTCTCCTACCTAGTGCAACAGAAATGATTGCTGATTTGGGACTGGCAGACAGTCTGGTTGGAATTTCGCATGCCTGTGACTATCCTGCAGAGATAAAACACTTACCTCGCGTTACCTCCTGCAATGTTCCAAAAGACGCCTCTTCTATCGAAATTGATCATTTTGTTCGATCAGAATTACAAAATCAAAATGCTCTCTATATCCTAGACATCGACCAGATAAGGTCTCTCAATCCGGACCTTATCATCTCTCAAGCCCTGTGCGACGTCTGTGCTGTTGATGGGCGCGATGTAGAAAAAGCACTGAGTAATTTACCTGAGCATGTCCAGCTCATCAATTTTGAACCTTTCACGCTTGATGATGTCTTAAATACTTTGCTCATACTGGGCGAGGCGACCGCTCGTGAGGATTTGGCGAAAAATTTATATGAGGACTGCCAGGCTCGTATCCAAAAGGTGAGAGAGCGTCAACACGGCGCGCGACCCTCTATGGTTCTATTAGATTGGGTCGACCCCCCTTTTATCAGCGGGCACTGGATGAGAGATCTCATACAATTTGCGGGCGCTGACAGTTGTTTTGATCTTAATGAAAAACCATCTTTCTCCTGTGATTGGGATGCTCTCATTCAAGCAAAGCCAGATCATCTCGCAATCGCTTGCTGCGGATTCGATATGAAGCGAACTCTGAATGAAATTCTAACATCAAATGTATATTTCCAGTTGGATATTTTAAATTCCAACGGCACGAAAATTCATCTTTTTGATGGCAATCAATTATTCTCAAGGGCCAGTTTGCGCCTTGTAGACAGCCTTGAATTATTGGCGCATTCTCTTTTCCCAAAAAGGCACCCTTTCACTCTACCGCGAGGGGTTGATATTCCTGTAGGGCAGTTACCATGGCAAAAATAA
- a CDS encoding TonB-dependent receptor plug domain-containing protein translates to MIETLFILSSLIQDDAAEEITVTALRTPIELSKSTSKVTVITKADIEKAQYQTVADILKSVAGLSVSRAGSVGGQTQIRPRGAEANHLLVMIDGVEMNDPAAGDEVQWELFSALSIERIEIIKSPVSASWGSDALAGVVNIITTSGEQSGISLAAEYGSFDTKALRASLTQSSERISVQGSLSYKKSEGINVSRQGGETDGYEDFTASLKATVQLAEATTLITSLRHSSSENAFDGTDFLTGFPADGDLITESAKTYFSAKVDHQMNDDLFITAKLGYSDTQIDNYSAGSDNGTTGSNRFSVSFDTRYQVSDWQVLTLALDHEKTDFTQTGDASPWGDPNQDQSVKVTGLTADTLLTPTDAFTLALSLRKDWHSDFDDFTSWRAGLSYSLSNQTRFFSSISRGQKAPTFLERFGFFPDQFIGNPTLSPEESITFEAGIEHAFTEAVSASVTAYTSDLKNEINGFAFDTTSFLYTAVNKDEESKRKGFEFTLDWQLSETTSFTGSYTYTDATETDSFGTRSQELRRPKHTATFGLTTSPMDHLDLTISGVYTGKATDLFFPPWPNPSERVSVGDYLLLRVASTYQLNDSIALFGRLENALDAEYEDIYGFSTPGFAAYGGVKITF, encoded by the coding sequence ATGATTGAAACACTTTTCATTTTATCCTCGCTCATTCAAGACGATGCTGCTGAGGAAATCACTGTTACCGCCCTACGCACACCTATTGAGTTGAGTAAATCCACCTCAAAAGTCACCGTTATTACAAAAGCTGATATTGAAAAGGCTCAGTATCAAACTGTCGCTGATATTCTAAAATCAGTGGCAGGCCTTTCTGTTTCACGCGCTGGATCTGTTGGCGGACAAACACAAATTCGACCTAGAGGCGCGGAAGCCAATCATCTTCTTGTCATGATTGATGGTGTAGAAATGAATGACCCGGCTGCAGGCGATGAGGTCCAATGGGAATTATTTTCAGCCCTCTCAATTGAACGCATCGAAATCATTAAAAGCCCCGTCAGTGCCAGCTGGGGCAGTGATGCGCTCGCTGGTGTGGTGAATATTATCACAACGTCAGGCGAGCAATCTGGGATTAGCCTTGCCGCAGAATATGGTAGCTTTGACACCAAAGCTTTACGGGCCTCCCTGACGCAATCTTCTGAGCGTATCTCTGTTCAAGGGTCACTTTCCTATAAAAAATCAGAGGGGATCAATGTGTCTCGTCAAGGCGGTGAAACAGATGGCTATGAAGATTTTACAGCCTCTTTAAAAGCAACTGTGCAGCTTGCTGAAGCAACAACGCTCATCACCTCTCTTCGTCATTCATCCAGTGAAAATGCCTTTGACGGCACTGATTTCCTTACTGGGTTTCCTGCGGACGGCGATCTTATTACTGAATCGGCAAAAACATATTTTTCAGCAAAAGTTGATCATCAAATGAATGATGACCTATTCATCACAGCTAAGCTGGGCTATAGCGATACACAGATTGACAATTATTCGGCAGGCTCAGACAATGGGACAACAGGCTCAAATCGTTTTTCTGTAAGCTTTGACACACGCTATCAAGTCAGCGATTGGCAAGTATTAACCCTTGCTCTAGATCATGAAAAAACTGACTTCACGCAGACAGGGGATGCAAGCCCGTGGGGGGATCCAAATCAAGATCAATCCGTAAAGGTAACAGGCTTAACAGCAGACACTCTCCTGACCCCGACTGACGCCTTCACACTTGCCCTGTCTTTGCGAAAAGATTGGCACTCAGATTTTGATGATTTTACTAGTTGGCGTGCTGGTCTGAGTTATAGTTTATCAAATCAAACTCGTTTCTTTTCAAGCATCTCGCGCGGTCAAAAAGCACCCACCTTTCTAGAGAGATTTGGTTTTTTCCCAGATCAATTTATCGGGAATCCAACCTTATCTCCTGAAGAGTCTATTACTTTTGAGGCTGGCATTGAGCACGCATTTACTGAGGCAGTTTCAGCGTCTGTTACAGCTTATACATCAGATTTGAAAAATGAAATTAATGGCTTCGCTTTCGATACAACCTCTTTCTTATATACCGCCGTCAATAAAGATGAAGAAAGTAAACGCAAGGGATTTGAATTTACTCTTGACTGGCAGCTCTCTGAAACTACCTCCTTTACAGGAAGCTATACCTATACTGACGCAACTGAAACAGATAGTTTTGGCACTCGTTCTCAAGAGTTAAGACGGCCAAAACATACAGCGACATTTGGGCTGACAACATCCCCGATGGATCATCTCGACCTGACAATATCTGGTGTCTATACTGGCAAAGCAACAGATCTCTTCTTCCCGCCGTGGCCTAATCCTAGCGAACGTGTCTCTGTCGGCGACTATCTTCTTTTACGGGTGGCTAGTACCTATCAATTGAACGATTCAATTGCTTTATTCGGCCGTTTGGAGAATGCTCTAGATGCAGAGTATGAAGATATCTATGGATTTTCTACGCCTGGCTTTGCTGCCTACGGGGGTGTGAAAATCACTTTCTAA
- a CDS encoding serine hydrolase domain-containing protein → MNSITKSLLSAALLSVVSIPTYAHDYDWPLYKRAIAAGYKGVFTCGGVFNGGKSLDKIKADELTGIRPELQEIVNSLPEAVIDYTNKTVAIKYDEKLPPRLWWYRGRLGCVQMPVGTTVNDIKYMPTITLPPLSNRGTSWPNGDPKDIQTSSNKALNTVIKAAFNGSKYNTNKPGQKTTAILISTPTKLIAETYRSDYTPWTSQRTWSTAKSIAASVIGIAVKDGLIDLKEPVQIPEWQSPGDPRRAITLENLIHMGSGLFSTRAGNRTDKVYWGGNRVTDTAVHQPLETTPGKRWKYANNDTMLLTRALRAAQGDHVEKHLAYPYLNLFDKIGMYHTVPESDWGGNFIMSSQVWTTSRDLARLGILYLQDGQWGDEQILPKGWASYVAHPAPAQPEGRDIGYGAQFWLYPGLGYASRGNRGQIMLMLPQHNLLIVRRGYDSATGGRFDMATFAKDILKALDK, encoded by the coding sequence ATGAACAGCATTACTAAATCACTTCTTTCTGCTGCTCTCCTCTCAGTAGTTTCTATTCCTACGTACGCACATGATTATGACTGGCCTCTGTATAAAAGAGCCATCGCTGCGGGCTATAAAGGTGTATTCACATGCGGTGGTGTCTTTAATGGAGGCAAATCCCTCGATAAAATCAAAGCAGATGAGCTCACGGGTATTCGCCCTGAATTACAAGAGATTGTAAACAGCCTCCCTGAGGCGGTCATAGACTATACAAATAAGACGGTGGCAATCAAATATGATGAAAAGTTACCCCCTCGACTATGGTGGTATAGAGGCAGGCTAGGCTGTGTCCAAATGCCTGTCGGTACAACAGTTAATGACATAAAATACATGCCGACGATTACACTACCCCCTTTATCAAATCGGGGAACATCTTGGCCGAACGGCGACCCTAAAGACATTCAAACTTCGTCAAACAAAGCCTTAAACACTGTGATTAAAGCAGCCTTTAATGGATCCAAATATAACACAAATAAACCGGGACAGAAGACAACTGCTATTTTAATTTCTACACCCACTAAGCTGATCGCCGAAACCTATAGATCTGATTATACACCGTGGACCTCTCAACGTACATGGTCAACAGCCAAGTCTATCGCAGCCTCTGTCATCGGGATTGCTGTCAAAGACGGGCTTATAGACCTTAAAGAGCCCGTCCAAATCCCTGAATGGCAATCACCCGGTGATCCTCGTAGAGCCATTACCCTTGAGAATCTTATCCACATGGGCAGCGGCCTATTCAGCACAAGAGCAGGCAATCGCACTGACAAGGTATATTGGGGCGGCAATAGAGTGACAGACACTGCTGTGCATCAGCCCCTTGAAACCACCCCTGGGAAACGCTGGAAATATGCGAATAATGACACCATGCTTCTAACGAGAGCCTTAAGGGCTGCACAAGGAGATCATGTGGAAAAACATCTCGCCTATCCTTATCTAAATCTGTTTGATAAAATAGGCATGTATCACACAGTTCCTGAAAGCGACTGGGGCGGTAATTTTATTATGTCTTCTCAGGTCTGGACAACCTCCAGAGATCTCGCCCGGCTTGGTATTCTCTATTTACAAGACGGACAATGGGGAGATGAGCAAATCTTACCAAAGGGCTGGGCCTCTTATGTGGCGCACCCTGCACCCGCACAACCTGAAGGTCGTGACATTGGCTACGGTGCCCAATTCTGGCTCTATCCTGGCCTTGGGTATGCCTCGCGAGGCAACAGAGGCCAAATTATGCTGATGCTTCCTCAGCATAACCTCCTGATTGTGCGCCGTGGCTATGATAGCGCAACTGGTGGCCGTTTTGATATGGCAACCTTTGCAAAAGATATTCTAAAAGCGCTGGACAAATAA
- the fghA gene encoding S-formylglutathione hydrolase, whose translation MTLTTVSEIYAFEGIQGVYKHASDVTNCEMEFSVYVPSSAALEMAPVVWYLSGLTCTQDNATTKAGFQRTASELGLVIICPDTSPRGETVPDDPEGAYDLGLGAGFYLDATEEPWSSHYQMYSYITQELPALVAEHFPVDLGRQAIMGHSMGGHGALTLWRKNPELYKSVSAFSPICHPIDAPWGQKALNNYLGTDVGEWSNHDACALLLNHGPIEGVQILVDQGMGDQFIEEQLKPDQLELACGMVGQDLLLRRQMDYDHSYYFIATFIEDHLRHHAQALANL comes from the coding sequence ATGACTCTGACCACTGTCAGTGAAATCTATGCCTTTGAGGGAATCCAGGGTGTTTATAAGCATGCGTCTGATGTGACGAACTGCGAAATGGAATTTTCGGTCTATGTCCCATCTTCAGCCGCATTAGAGATGGCCCCGGTGGTTTGGTATTTGTCCGGTCTGACGTGCACTCAGGACAATGCTACTACGAAGGCTGGATTTCAACGAACAGCATCTGAGCTTGGCTTAGTGATTATTTGCCCAGACACAAGCCCGCGAGGAGAGACGGTCCCTGATGATCCAGAAGGGGCGTATGATCTAGGGTTAGGCGCCGGATTCTATCTTGATGCCACAGAAGAACCCTGGTCCTCTCATTATCAGATGTATAGCTACATTACTCAAGAACTGCCCGCTCTTGTGGCAGAACATTTCCCTGTTGATTTGGGTCGACAAGCAATCATGGGACACAGCATGGGCGGGCACGGCGCTTTAACATTATGGCGCAAAAATCCGGAGCTATATAAGTCTGTTTCTGCTTTCTCTCCCATCTGTCATCCCATCGATGCCCCTTGGGGGCAAAAGGCCCTCAATAATTATTTAGGGACAGATGTTGGTGAATGGTCAAATCATGATGCCTGCGCCCTCTTATTAAATCATGGGCCGATTGAGGGCGTTCAAATCCTTGTAGATCAAGGGATGGGGGATCAGTTCATAGAAGAGCAGTTAAAACCTGATCAATTAGAACTTGCCTGCGGAATGGTTGGACAAGATCTGCTCTTGAGACGCCAAATGGATTATGACCACAGCTATTATTTTATCGCCACTTTCATTGAAGATCATTTACGCCATCACGCACAAGCGCTGGCCAATTTATAA
- a CDS encoding S-(hydroxymethyl)glutathione dehydrogenase/class III alcohol dehydrogenase has protein sequence MKTRAAIAYKAGTPLAVETVDLEGPRAGEVLVEIKATGVCHTDAFTLSGDDPEGAFPAILGHEGAGIVLEVGAGVTSLKPGDHVIPLYTPECRECDYCLHPKTNLCQSIRETQGQGLMPDGTSRFSIDGTPILHYMGCSTFSNHTVLPEIALAKVRKDADFEKICYIGCGVTTGVGAVVFDAKVEPGSNVVVFGLGGIGLNVIQGARMVGANKIIGIDINNDREAMGRHFGMTDFLNPKDCDVMEAIMDLTNGGADYSFECIGNVTTMRQALECCHKGWGESIIIGVAGAGQEISTRPFQLVTGRVWRGSAFGGARGRTDVPRIVDWYMDGKIDIDSLITHTMPLDDINKAFDLMHKGESIRSVIKY, from the coding sequence ATGAAAACGCGTGCAGCGATAGCCTATAAAGCAGGAACACCTCTAGCGGTTGAAACAGTAGACCTTGAAGGCCCACGTGCAGGCGAAGTCTTGGTTGAAATTAAAGCCACGGGCGTTTGCCATACGGATGCTTTTACGTTATCAGGCGATGACCCTGAAGGTGCATTTCCTGCAATTTTAGGCCATGAGGGTGCAGGCATAGTCCTAGAGGTAGGTGCTGGCGTAACCAGCTTAAAGCCCGGCGATCATGTTATCCCGCTTTACACCCCTGAATGCCGTGAATGCGATTACTGTCTCCACCCAAAAACCAATCTGTGTCAATCTATTCGTGAAACACAGGGTCAAGGCTTGATGCCTGATGGTACTAGCCGCTTCAGTATCGATGGTACACCTATCCTTCACTACATGGGATGCTCTACATTCTCTAACCATACTGTCTTACCTGAAATAGCGTTGGCGAAAGTACGGAAAGACGCTGATTTTGAAAAGATCTGCTACATCGGCTGCGGAGTGACAACAGGTGTCGGCGCTGTGGTATTCGATGCTAAAGTTGAGCCCGGTAGCAATGTGGTCGTCTTTGGACTCGGTGGTATTGGCCTTAATGTGATCCAAGGGGCTCGCATGGTCGGCGCCAATAAAATCATTGGCATAGACATTAACAACGACCGTGAAGCTATGGGCAGACACTTTGGCATGACTGATTTTCTGAACCCCAAAGACTGTGATGTTATGGAAGCCATTATGGACCTGACGAATGGCGGCGCAGATTATAGCTTTGAATGTATTGGTAATGTAACCACTATGAGACAAGCGCTAGAGTGTTGTCATAAAGGATGGGGCGAGAGCATCATCATCGGCGTTGCTGGTGCAGGCCAAGAAATCTCAACCCGACCTTTCCAGCTAGTGACTGGTCGAGTTTGGCGTGGGTCCGCTTTTGGAGGCGCTAGAGGGCGAACAGATGTGCCAAGAATCGTGGATTGGTATATGGACGGGAAAATAGACATTGATAGCCTCATCACGCACACAATGCCGCTTGATGACATCAATAAAGCCTTCGACCTTATGCATAAGGGAGAGAGCATTAGAAGTGTGATTAAATATTAG
- a CDS encoding metalloregulator ArsR/SmtB family transcription factor, whose amino-acid sequence MPDVYKALSSPVRRDILALLQNEDMTAGDVSAALEKAGTIISKPTLSGHFNILKSAGLIVADKKATTITYSINTSVVEDMMRQMMTLFGGPKKEGESSHVE is encoded by the coding sequence ATGCCAGATGTATACAAAGCACTATCAAGCCCGGTAAGGCGAGACATTTTAGCCTTGTTGCAAAATGAAGATATGACAGCCGGAGATGTGTCCGCAGCTTTAGAAAAAGCAGGGACGATTATTAGCAAGCCAACCCTTTCTGGCCATTTCAATATCTTAAAGTCAGCAGGATTAATCGTTGCAGATAAGAAGGCAACAACCATTACCTATAGCATCAACACCTCTGTCGTAGAGGATATGATGCGACAAATGATGACACTATTTGGTGGACCAAAAAAAGAAGGGGAGTCCTCACATGTTGAGTAA
- a CDS encoding SdpI family protein, protein MLSKNYHLTFTLFALMIALTIYALGQLPAGTELPVHYNIQGEADRYAPASSALWFVIGMAAFTALLINFLPALDPRMKNVENTRPAIRGMVNGFVLFSAILHGGMVGQALGYPFEIMQSLLVAMSLMFLIMGNYISKTRSNFFIGIRTPWTLTSETVWVKTHRLAARLMVPVSMVVLILALLGYYKTLFPYLLFGMIATMLIPVIYSWFAYRAERVRDLESSGDS, encoded by the coding sequence ATGTTGAGTAAAAATTATCATCTTACATTTACTTTATTTGCCTTAATGATTGCCTTAACCATTTATGCGTTAGGACAATTGCCAGCAGGGACAGAGCTTCCTGTTCATTACAATATTCAGGGGGAGGCAGATCGATATGCTCCTGCTTCTAGCGCTTTATGGTTTGTGATTGGCATGGCTGCTTTTACCGCTTTATTAATAAATTTCTTACCGGCGTTAGATCCAAGAATGAAAAATGTTGAGAATACCCGACCTGCCATTCGTGGCATGGTTAATGGCTTTGTCCTTTTTTCAGCGATCTTGCATGGTGGCATGGTCGGACAAGCCCTTGGATATCCTTTTGAAATCATGCAGTCTCTTTTAGTTGCAATGAGTTTGATGTTTTTAATAATGGGTAATTATATCTCTAAAACACGCTCAAATTTTTTCATCGGTATTCGCACGCCTTGGACATTAACCAGTGAAACTGTTTGGGTTAAAACGCACCGTCTTGCAGCGCGCTTAATGGTACCGGTTTCTATGGTTGTACTTATTTTGGCGCTCTTAGGATATTATAAAACTCTGTTCCCCTATTTGTTGTTTGGTATGATTGCAACCATGTTAATCCCTGTCATTTACAGTTGGTTTGCCTATAGAGCAGAGAGAGTTCGTGATCTAGAAAGTTCTGGAGATTCTTAA
- a CDS encoding HNH endonuclease: MGLDFKSTEFHPHHSKAYVRREAPNLKGGCPALVLNADFRPLSYFPLSLWDWQTALKAVFLEKVQTIAEYDHEVHSPSTSLKLPSVIALREYIKQPAYPAFTRFNLFLRDKFSCQYCATPHRGEDLTFDHVIPRTYGGITSWENIVASCGPCNRRKGGRTPAEAGMNLPYPPKQPTTFELQGQGRHFPPNFCHESWRDFLYWDVELES; the protein is encoded by the coding sequence ATGGGCTTGGACTTTAAATCAACTGAATTTCATCCACATCATTCAAAGGCATATGTCAGGCGAGAAGCGCCAAACCTCAAAGGCGGATGTCCAGCACTTGTCCTGAATGCAGACTTCAGGCCTTTAAGTTATTTCCCTCTCAGTTTATGGGACTGGCAGACGGCTTTAAAAGCTGTGTTTCTAGAAAAAGTTCAAACTATCGCCGAATATGACCATGAAGTTCACTCCCCCTCAACCTCTCTAAAACTTCCAAGTGTTATTGCTCTCAGAGAATATATCAAACAACCCGCCTACCCTGCTTTCACTCGATTTAATTTATTTCTGAGAGATAAATTTTCCTGCCAGTACTGCGCCACCCCACACCGAGGAGAGGATCTCACTTTTGATCATGTTATTCCCCGCACATACGGCGGCATTACAAGCTGGGAAAATATTGTAGCAAGCTGTGGCCCTTGTAATCGCAGAAAAGGCGGCCGCACCCCAGCAGAGGCTGGCATGAATTTACCTTACCCGCCTAAACAACCAACGACTTTTGAGCTTCAAGGACAAGGCAGGCACTTCCCACCGAACTTCTGTCATGAGAGCTGGCGAGATTTCCTCTATTGGGATGTTGAACTAGAAAGCTAA
- the gluQRS gene encoding tRNA glutamyl-Q(34) synthetase GluQRS, which yields MTNTIRTRFAPSPTGYLHRGHALSALYAFDFAQKHGGEFLLRIEDIDTVRCREDYIQPMLDDLTWLGLSWPEPVRRQSQHFEDYQNALSKLDALGVLYPCTCTRKQIQAAHPVMGKEGPLYPGLCKGKALTLSEEYVIRLDLEKAENYLRDQGRYPTQWLDLEKGMQQSCPLALGDVVLSRKDTPTSYHLSVVVDDALQGITHVIRGMDLFYSTHIHAILQALLEFEQPTYIHHQLMVDAEGKKFSKRDKSETLQSIREQNACAAVFIENLPLR from the coding sequence ATGACAAACACTATACGTACTAGATTTGCACCAAGCCCGACGGGATATCTACACCGCGGTCATGCTTTATCGGCGCTTTATGCTTTCGATTTTGCACAAAAGCATGGGGGAGAATTTCTTCTAAGAATTGAAGATATTGATACTGTTCGATGCCGGGAGGATTATATACAGCCGATGTTAGATGACTTGACGTGGCTTGGTTTATCATGGCCAGAGCCTGTTCGTCGTCAAAGTCAGCATTTCGAGGACTATCAGAATGCGCTCTCTAAACTTGATGCCTTAGGAGTGTTATATCCTTGTACTTGCACGCGGAAACAAATCCAAGCCGCGCATCCTGTAATGGGGAAAGAAGGGCCGCTGTATCCAGGTCTCTGTAAAGGGAAAGCTCTTACCTTATCTGAAGAATATGTTATTCGATTGGATCTTGAAAAGGCCGAAAATTACTTGCGTGATCAGGGCCGTTATCCGACCCAGTGGCTTGATCTAGAAAAAGGAATGCAACAGAGTTGTCCTTTAGCGCTGGGGGATGTGGTTCTATCCCGAAAAGATACCCCAACAAGTTATCATTTGTCTGTTGTTGTTGATGATGCTCTTCAGGGGATTACGCATGTGATTAGAGGAATGGATTTATTTTACTCGACCCATATCCATGCCATTTTACAGGCGTTGCTCGAGTTCGAACAACCAACTTATATACATCATCAACTTATGGTGGACGCTGAGGGCAAGAAGTTTTCTAAACGGGATAAATCAGAAACGCTACAGTCTATTCGAGAACAAAACGCTTGTGCGGCAGTATTTATTGAAAACCTGCCCCTCCGTTAG
- a CDS encoding HIG1 domain-containing protein — translation MTQFFFIIAILFALATLGFLLFGVGRMSQQGVENAKKSNKLMRYRILFQGLAVLALFLLAMAASS, via the coding sequence ATGACTCAGTTTTTTTTCATCATAGCGATCTTATTCGCACTCGCAACTCTCGGATTTTTACTCTTTGGTGTGGGCCGAATGTCCCAACAGGGCGTCGAAAATGCCAAAAAGTCTAATAAATTAATGCGCTATAGAATTTTGTTTCAAGGATTAGCCGTTTTGGCCCTCTTTTTACTCGCGATGGCGGCGTCAAGCTAA
- a CDS encoding cob(I)yrinic acid a,c-diamide adenosyltransferase produces MVKLNKIYTRTGDSGETGLVDGSRLSKADSRVIAYGTVDEANSTIGLVRLHTKDIADADQKLQAIQNDLFDLGADLATPKADGEHGFEPSEMVLRIVAEQVARLEKEIDQMNEKLDPLTSFILPGGSAISAHLHLSRTVVRRAERDTVVAAQRTDINPLAIQYLNRLSDHLFVMGRLLNEGGKADFLWIPGGNR; encoded by the coding sequence ATGGTAAAGTTAAATAAAATTTATACACGCACAGGTGACTCTGGTGAAACAGGGCTGGTAGATGGCAGTCGGTTGAGTAAAGCCGATTCTCGCGTCATCGCTTATGGTACTGTCGATGAAGCAAATAGTACGATTGGATTGGTGAGGTTACATACCAAAGACATAGCTGATGCAGATCAGAAGTTACAAGCCATTCAAAACGACTTATTTGATCTGGGTGCTGATCTAGCAACACCGAAAGCAGATGGGGAACATGGTTTTGAGCCCAGTGAAATGGTGCTGAGAATAGTTGCTGAGCAAGTGGCGCGCCTGGAAAAAGAAATCGACCAGATGAATGAAAAACTTGATCCATTGACAAGCTTTATCCTGCCGGGCGGTTCTGCGATCAGTGCCCATCTTCACCTCTCAAGGACTGTTGTAAGGCGGGCTGAGAGAGATACAGTTGTTGCGGCGCAGCGTACAGATATCAATCCTCTTGCAATCCAGTATCTCAACAGATTGTCTGACCACCTTTTTGTAATGGGAAGGCTTCTAAATGAAGGTGGGAAAGCAGATTTCCTTTGGATTCCTGGTGGAAATCGATAG
- a CDS encoding electron transfer flavoprotein subunit beta/FixA family protein has translation MKVLVPVKRVVDYNVKVRVKSDNTGVELANVKMSMNPFDEIAVEEAIRLKEAGIVSEIVVVSIGPKAASETIRTGLAMGGDRGILVTEDSDVEPLAVAKILKGIVEEESPEMVILGKQAIDGDNNQTGQMLAQLLGWPQGTFASKVVVADGAADVTREIDGGLETVKLQLPAVVTTDLRLNEPRYASLPNIMKAKRKPIADKTAADYGVDVSPRVTVLKVEEPASREAGIMVDSVEELVAKLKEKGAL, from the coding sequence ATGAAGGTTCTGGTCCCTGTAAAACGCGTTGTTGATTATAATGTCAAAGTACGTGTGAAGTCAGATAATACTGGCGTAGAACTAGCTAATGTTAAAATGTCGATGAACCCCTTTGATGAAATTGCTGTGGAAGAAGCAATTCGTTTAAAAGAAGCGGGTATTGTTTCTGAAATTGTTGTGGTCTCTATTGGTCCCAAAGCGGCTAGCGAAACTATTCGCACAGGCCTAGCGATGGGCGGTGATCGTGGTATTCTCGTTACTGAAGATAGTGATGTCGAACCCCTTGCTGTTGCTAAAATCCTAAAAGGAATTGTTGAAGAAGAAAGCCCTGAAATGGTTATTCTTGGGAAGCAGGCAATTGACGGCGATAATAATCAGACGGGTCAAATGCTAGCGCAGCTTCTTGGCTGGCCGCAGGGTACATTTGCTTCAAAAGTTGTGGTTGCTGACGGTGCCGCTGACGTTACCCGTGAGATTGATGGGGGTCTTGAAACTGTAAAACTTCAATTGCCAGCGGTTGTGACCACAGATCTAAGATTGAATGAGCCACGGTATGCTTCTCTGCCCAATATTATGAAGGCAAAACGTAAGCCAATCGCTGATAAAACAGCGGCAGATTACGGCGTTGATGTATCTCCACGTGTGACAGTGCTTAAGGTAGAAGAGCCAGCATCACGTGAAGCAGGGATCATGGTTGACTCTGTTGAAGAGCTAGTGGCGAAACTTAAAGAAAAAGGAGCCCTCTAA